TGCTCTGGAGCTGCCGGTAAACGCCGTACAGCCCGTTGGCGTAGTTGGTCTCCACGTAAAGCAGGCGAGTCATGACGGCGTTCCGGTAAAGATCGGCCAGGCGGCACTGGACCCACTCGGCATTGATCAGGGCCCCGTCGCGGCCGGAGGCGCCGGCGGCAAAAGCCAGGGCGTCCTGGTAGGCGCCGCGGGCCGCGCCGGCGCTCAAGGCGCAGATGCCGGCCCGGGAGATGGAGCAGAGGTCGTCAAACAGGCGCTGGTAGATCTGCCGGCCGGTGCGGTGATAGCCCCGGGTGTGGTCGGCGCACAGGGCCACCTGGTCGTCGGGCACAAAACAGTCATTGAAAAACAGCTCACTGGCCGGGCAGGCCAGCTGGCCCATCTTGGATTCCTTCCCTCCGATCTTGAAGCCCGGGGAACCGGTTTTCACCGCCAGGACAACGCCGCTGTCGGCCGGCCGTTTCAGGTCCTCGAAGGCCACGGTGATATGCCAGGTGGAAAAATGGCCGTTGGAGATGAACAGCTTGGAACCGTTGACCCGGTACCCGCCCGCGACCTTGCCGGCGTGGCAGTTGACCGTGCCCTTGTCCAGCAGTTCCGGCTCGGGCGTGTCCGACCCCGAGGTCGGTTCCGTCATGGCCAGGCTGACCAGGCAGGCCTGGCCGCTTTTCTCGCCGCTGACGATCTCATCGCAGACCCGCGCCATCAGCGGCATGTTCCAGGTGACGATCAGCGTGCCCAGGCCCAGGTAATGGGCGCCGATGACATTGGCCATGCCCAGGCACTCGGAGGCGATTTCCTCCATGAAGTAGGACAGGGCGGGAAAGCACACGCCCCGGCCGCCGAGCATCCTGGGGATGCACATGGTGAAGAACCCCCGCCGGTTGGCTTCCTCGACCCATTCTAAAGGAAGATAGTCGTGGTCCTCCTGGAGCCGGCGGTCCATAGCAAGGGCCCGGGGCCGGACAAATTCACGGTTGAATTTTTCGGCCAGGCGCACGGCCTGCCGGATCTCCCGGCGCATGCCCCCGGGCTGCCGGGATATGGCCGTCAGGCTCAGGGACATGTCCTCGAACCAGGCTTCCGCGCCTGTTTTCGCCGGACTGACACTGGAAAATATCATCAATGGTTTCCTTTCTTAATTTAGTACAGCTCGGTCGTTTTCATGTTGGTCATCATCCGGCCTCTTTATTGCCCCTTTTCCAGAATATGGATGGCCATGGCCGCCTCGCCCATGCCGATGAAGCCGCCGCCGTTCTCGGCCATGGCCAGGCGGGCATTGCTGACCTGCCGCGCGCCGGCCGTGCCATGGAGCTGGGCCACCAGTTCGAAAACCTGGGCCAGCCCCGAGGCGCCTACGGGATGGCCGCGGGCGATCAGGCCGCCGCTGGGATTGATGGGGATTTTCCCGCCGATGGCGGTGGCCCCGCTTTCGGCAAAAGGCCCTCCCTCTCCGGCCGGGCAGAAGCCCATCTGCTCCGACTGGTAAAGTTCCCCGAAGGCCGTGGCGTCGTGTACCTCGGCCACGCTGATATCGCCGGGGCCGACGCCGGCCATCTCGTACGCCGCCCTGGCAGTCCGTTCGCAGATGTCGCTTTCCCCCGTCCGCTTGCCGGACCGGAGCACCGAGGCCCGGATGCGGGTCTTTCTGCCGGCCCCCCGCCGCTTTAAGAAATCCTCGCTGCACAGGATCGCCGCGGCGGCGCCGTCCCCCACGGGCGCGCACATGGCCCGGGTCAGGGGAAAGGAAACCTCCCGGTCGGCCAGGACCTCCGCCACGGTCATGGGGAAGGTGTACTGGGCGTAAGGGTTGTTTACGGAATTGTTGTGGGCCTTGGCGGCGATGCAGGCCAGCTGCCGCTGGGTGGTGCCGTATTTTTTCATGTGCATGCGGGCGCCGATGGAGTAGAGGTCCATGAAGGCCGAGTGCCCGCCGGCTTTTGCCGGGGGCGGCTCCAGCCCTTTTTCCCGGGCCTCTTGTTCCTTGCGCTGCCGTTCCTGTTCCTGGAATTTGGCCATGAAGGCCGACAGTTCCTCCACGTCCGATCCGGACATGAACATCATCATGGTCTTGGCCCGGTCGGCGTCGTACATCTTTTCCGCGCCGATGGCCAGGACGCAGTCATAAAGGCCGGCCCGGACCGCGGCCCAGGCCGAGTGCAGGGCGGTGGAGCCGCTGGCGCAGGCGTTTTCCACATTGATGATGGGCAGTCCTTCGAGCCCGTTGGCGGACAGGGCCACCTGCCCCCGGACGCTGTGCTGAAAGGAGTGATAGCCCCAGCCGGAATTGGAAAACCAGGCCGCCTGGATGTCGCTCCGTTCCAGGCCGCTGTCCGCAAGCACCAGGTCCAGGGCCTCGCCGGTCAGGGCCTTGACGCTCTTATCCAGGTACTTGCCGAACCGGGTCATGGCCGTGCCGATGATATAGACGTCTTCTCTTTCTTTCATCGCTGCTCCTTCCCCTTCCTTATTAATATCGAGTTGCCCTATGTTTTCGATATGAGAGCATGTTCCGTGCCAGAAGTATTGATGAATTAATTGTACAATAAAATTGAATTGTTGAACGTATTCGCGCGGGTGCATGGCGCAGCCCGATCGTTTCAAAATGAAATATCATTTCAAAATGGAATGAATGAGCGCGCACCTAAAAAATAGTTTCCCGACGATGGTTTCCGGGTTATTCTTCAAAAAAGGGAGGACATGACATGACGCTTTTTCGGACAGCCACAACCTTTGCCATGCTGGCCGCATTGTTTGCCGGATGCGCGCCGACGGATCTTTATCGTTCCCGTTTAATCAAGCCCGGCCTGCCGGTTGACCCCGGCGTGTCCGTCACCTGGCTTGGCACCGCCGGGGTGCTGGTCTCCGACGGCCGGACCGACATCCTCATCGATCCCTTTGTCAGCCGCTATGGTTTGCTGAAGGTCGGCCTGGGCTTTCCCCTGCGGCCTGAACAGGAACTGATTGACGGCCTGCTGGAACGCCTGAACTGCCGGAACGTCCGGGCCGTTCTGGTCAGCCATTCCCACTATGATCATTCCCTGGACGCCCCTTATTTCGCCTTGCGCACCGGGGCGGTCCTGGCCGGTTCCGCCAGTACGCTGAATGTCGGGCGCGGGGCCGGTCTTGCCGAAACGCAGCTGGTCCAGGTCCAGCCCGGAGAGCCCCTGAAGCTCGGTGAATTCACGGTGCGGTTTATCGAGAGCCGGCACGGCCCGGCGTTATTCGGCCGGGTGCCTTATCCCGGCACCATCGACCAGCCCCTGGTCCCCCCCGCCAAAGCCTCGGCCTACCGGCTCGGCGGCGTCTACGGGATCCTGCTCGGACACCCCGCCGGCACCCTCCTTCACCACGGCAGTGCCGGATTCGCGCCGGGCATGTATGACGGGATCCGCGCCGACGTGATTCTTCTTGGCATCACCGGCCGGGAAGATACCGCCACCTATCTGGCCGAAGTCCCGGGAAAGGTCCGGCCCGGCCGCGTCATCCCGATCCACTTTGACGATTTCTTCACCCCCCTGGATGATGACATCGATTTCCTCCGCTCGGCGCACGTTGAAGAGTTCTTCGACTCGGCCGACCGGCTGTCGCCGCCATACCGGATCGAGACCATCCCGCTGGGACAACCGGTGCGCCTGCTGCCTTAGACCATCATTCCTAACAGAAAGGCAACCAGGGCATATCATAAAGAGCAGGAGGATTAATGCCATGAAATACGATAAGGAAGAAAAATCTATCATTGACGCCTACGAGAAAGGTTCCCTGAAGCTGTCAAGGCCGTCAAAGAAAGAAATAGAAGCGATCAAAGCCGCGGCAAATAAAACGTTTGTAAAGGACAGGAGAATCACGATACGCCTTTACGACCACGATTATCAGGGCATCCAAAAGAAGGCCATGGAAATGGGCATTCCCTATCAGACGCTGATTTCCGGAATTATTCATCGATATATTGAACGGGATTTAACGTCCAAGAAAGGATAACTAAATTACCCCAATGGATGGAACCAACCGGAAAAATATTACCAGAGGCTGCCTGGTCTCTGTGGTCCAGAAGCAGGACCAGCGGACCGGAACCCTGACTCAGGGCCGGGTTAAGGATATCCTCACCAACTCCCCCTCTCACCCTCACGGCATCAAGGTGCGGCTGGAATCCGGCATTGTCGGCCGGGTCAAACAAGTCTTGCCGGAAGCCCAGTGAGACTATCCAGCACCAACCGGCTCATGCCCATACACCAGGAACTGTTCCCGGACGACACCCTGTTCCACCGGATTGCCAGGACGGTCTGCCGTGCCGGGTTCCTGCCCAGAAAAGAGCTGTACGAGGCCTGGGAAACGGCCAGGCGGGTCAGGCGGCGGTTCAGAGGCGGCCGGGTGGTGGACCTGGCCTGCGGCCACGGGCTCCTGGCCCAGATCATGATCATTCTGGACCAGACATCACCGCTGGCGCTGGCCGTGGATACCCGCATCCCCCAAAACGCGGAAACCCTGTTTGCCGCCATGTCGGAAACCTGGCCGTTTCTTCGGGACCGGGTCTGTTTCCAATCCCGGGACATAACGGAGATTGAGATCCTGCCCGGTGATATGGTGGTTTCCGTCCATGCCTGCGGCAGCCTGACCGATGTGATTCTGGCCCGGGCCGTGGCGGCGCGGGCCAGGGTGGCGGTTCTACCCTGCTGCCATGACCTGAAAACCTGCGATACCGGCGGGCTGTCGCCGTGGATGCCTTCGGACCTGGCGGTTGATGCGGTCAGGGCCCTGAAGCTGAGGGATGCCGGGTATCAGGTTTACACCGCGGCCATTCCCCATTCCATTACCCCGAAAAACCGGCTGCTCATGGGAACGCCGGCTTAGCCGAATCAAGTAGGGGCGGCCTTTAGGCCGCCTGCTCATGG
This Thermodesulfobacteriota bacterium DNA region includes the following protein-coding sequences:
- a CDS encoding acyl-CoA dehydrogenase family protein, with product MIFSSVSPAKTGAEAWFEDMSLSLTAISRQPGGMRREIRQAVRLAEKFNREFVRPRALAMDRRLQEDHDYLPLEWVEEANRRGFFTMCIPRMLGGRGVCFPALSYFMEEIASECLGMANVIGAHYLGLGTLIVTWNMPLMARVCDEIVSGEKSGQACLVSLAMTEPTSGSDTPEPELLDKGTVNCHAGKVAGGYRVNGSKLFISNGHFSTWHITVAFEDLKRPADSGVVLAVKTGSPGFKIGGKESKMGQLACPASELFFNDCFVPDDQVALCADHTRGYHRTGRQIYQRLFDDLCSISRAGICALSAGAARGAYQDALAFAAGASGRDGALINAEWVQCRLADLYRNAVMTRLLYVETNYANGLYGVYRQLQSKPAYYALKYLPAGLSRRLTRAVIQQDRLTRFMRRMQLDRYNAAQVQRTAGMAALAKFAGSDLAVENCQKALEIMDRAGLRHASGAEKRLRDAKLLQIYEGTNQINRLDLFRHLIGRGLPQVRLHEDAAGRSCDHGKK
- a CDS encoding thiolase family protein; this translates as MKEREDVYIIGTAMTRFGKYLDKSVKALTGEALDLVLADSGLERSDIQAAWFSNSGWGYHSFQHSVRGQVALSANGLEGLPIINVENACASGSTALHSAWAAVRAGLYDCVLAIGAEKMYDADRAKTMMMFMSGSDVEELSAFMAKFQEQERQRKEQEAREKGLEPPPAKAGGHSAFMDLYSIGARMHMKKYGTTQRQLACIAAKAHNNSVNNPYAQYTFPMTVAEVLADREVSFPLTRAMCAPVGDGAAAAILCSEDFLKRRGAGRKTRIRASVLRSGKRTGESDICERTARAAYEMAGVGPGDISVAEVHDATAFGELYQSEQMGFCPAGEGGPFAESGATAIGGKIPINPSGGLIARGHPVGASGLAQVFELVAQLHGTAGARQVSNARLAMAENGGGFIGMGEAAMAIHILEKGQ
- a CDS encoding MBL fold metallo-hydrolase, encoding MTLFRTATTFAMLAALFAGCAPTDLYRSRLIKPGLPVDPGVSVTWLGTAGVLVSDGRTDILIDPFVSRYGLLKVGLGFPLRPEQELIDGLLERLNCRNVRAVLVSHSHYDHSLDAPYFALRTGAVLAGSASTLNVGRGAGLAETQLVQVQPGEPLKLGEFTVRFIESRHGPALFGRVPYPGTIDQPLVPPAKASAYRLGGVYGILLGHPAGTLLHHGSAGFAPGMYDGIRADVILLGITGREDTATYLAEVPGKVRPGRVIPIHFDDFFTPLDDDIDFLRSAHVEEFFDSADRLSPPYRIETIPLGQPVRLLP
- a CDS encoding YwbE family protein; the protein is MDGTNRKNITRGCLVSVVQKQDQRTGTLTQGRVKDILTNSPSHPHGIKVRLESGIVGRVKQVLPEAQ
- a CDS encoding methyltransferase is translated as MRLSSTNRLMPIHQELFPDDTLFHRIARTVCRAGFLPRKELYEAWETARRVRRRFRGGRVVDLACGHGLLAQIMIILDQTSPLALAVDTRIPQNAETLFAAMSETWPFLRDRVCFQSRDITEIEILPGDMVVSVHACGSLTDVILARAVAARARVAVLPCCHDLKTCDTGGLSPWMPSDLAVDAVRALKLRDAGYQVYTAAIPHSITPKNRLLMGTPA